A genomic segment from Gilvibacter sp. SZ-19 encodes:
- a CDS encoding valine--tRNA ligase, translated as MALAAKYSAKEVEQKWYNYWMDQGYFHSEVNEKEPYTIVIPPPNVTGVLHMGHMLNNTIQDVLIRKARLEGYNACWVPGTDHASIATEAKVVAKLKSEGIEKSSLTRDEFLKHAWDWTRKHGGIILEQLKRLGASCDWERTKFTMDDDMSESVIHVFVDLYNKGLIYRGYRMVNWDPQAKTTLSDEEVIYQEKQGKLYYVSYKVAGSEDTLTIATTRPETILGDTAICINPNDERFSHLKGKKAIVPICNREIPIIEDEYVDIEFGTGCLKVTPAHDENDKVLGDKHGLEIIDIFNDDATLNSFGLHYQGQDRFAVRKAITKELEELGHLVKTEDYTNKVGTSERTGAVIEPKLSDQWFLKMKDLAAPALEAVLKEDVALVPGKFINTYKHWMENVRDWNISRQLWWGHQIPAYYYGTGKQDFVVAKTPEEALKLAQEQSGNAALTAADLRQDEDALDTWFSSWLWPISVFNGILEPDNKEIEYYYPTNDLVTAPEILFFWVARMIIAGYEYRDAKPFSNVYLTGIVRDKQRRKMSKQLGNSPDPILLMDKYGADGVRVGMLLSSPAGNDLMFDVELCEQGSKFVNKIWNAYRLIQGWEVSEAKKQTEAEALALKWYRNRFQQVLRKVESEFKQYRISTALMETYRLVWDDFCSTMLEAIKPPYGEAASAQTYREAIAIFEDNLRILHPFTPFLTEELWQDIAERSPNEALIVSSWPKHEEFDADFIANFDFAMEVVSGIRTIRKNNQIAFKETVDLVIADNEQQGRVMEPIIQKLGNVANISHGEAVDGALTFRVKANEYFVPISGAVDVEAQIAKISEELSYTEGFLKSVQKKLSNERFVNNAPEQVVAVERKKEADALAKIETLKASLAALQ; from the coding sequence ATGGCATTAGCAGCAAAATACAGCGCTAAGGAGGTAGAGCAGAAGTGGTACAACTACTGGATGGACCAAGGTTATTTTCATTCCGAAGTCAATGAAAAAGAGCCTTATACTATCGTAATTCCACCACCGAACGTGACTGGTGTCCTGCACATGGGGCATATGCTCAATAACACCATTCAAGATGTGCTTATTCGCAAGGCGCGTTTAGAAGGTTACAATGCCTGTTGGGTACCTGGTACGGACCATGCTTCTATTGCTACGGAGGCCAAAGTAGTTGCCAAACTCAAATCCGAAGGGATAGAAAAAAGCAGCTTAACTCGCGATGAATTCCTAAAGCACGCTTGGGATTGGACCCGCAAGCACGGCGGAATCATCTTAGAACAATTGAAACGTTTGGGAGCCTCCTGCGACTGGGAGCGCACCAAATTCACTATGGATGATGATATGTCGGAGTCGGTGATCCACGTTTTTGTTGACCTGTATAACAAAGGGCTGATTTATCGCGGTTACCGTATGGTAAACTGGGATCCGCAGGCCAAGACCACCCTATCTGACGAAGAGGTGATCTATCAAGAAAAACAAGGGAAGCTATACTATGTTTCTTATAAGGTTGCAGGTTCAGAGGACACCTTGACCATTGCAACTACGCGTCCGGAGACCATTTTAGGAGATACGGCGATCTGTATCAACCCGAACGATGAGCGCTTTTCGCATTTAAAAGGCAAGAAGGCCATAGTGCCTATTTGCAACCGTGAAATCCCAATTATTGAGGACGAATACGTAGATATAGAGTTCGGTACAGGTTGTTTAAAAGTGACTCCTGCTCACGATGAGAACGACAAAGTACTTGGTGACAAGCACGGTTTAGAGATCATCGACATTTTTAATGACGATGCTACTTTAAATTCCTTCGGATTGCATTACCAGGGGCAAGATCGATTTGCCGTTCGCAAAGCCATCACTAAAGAATTAGAAGAACTTGGCCATTTGGTAAAAACAGAAGACTACACCAATAAAGTAGGAACTTCTGAGCGTACCGGAGCCGTGATAGAACCTAAACTGAGCGATCAATGGTTCTTAAAAATGAAGGACTTAGCAGCACCTGCTTTAGAAGCAGTGCTTAAAGAAGATGTGGCACTGGTTCCTGGCAAGTTCATCAATACCTACAAACACTGGATGGAGAATGTTCGCGATTGGAACATTTCGCGTCAGTTGTGGTGGGGACACCAAATTCCTGCTTACTATTACGGAACCGGAAAACAGGACTTCGTAGTAGCAAAGACCCCAGAAGAGGCTTTAAAATTGGCGCAAGAGCAAAGTGGTAATGCTGCTTTGACGGCTGCAGACCTGCGTCAGGATGAAGATGCACTGGACACTTGGTTCTCTAGTTGGCTGTGGCCCATCTCTGTTTTCAACGGAATCTTGGAGCCCGACAATAAAGAGATTGAATATTACTATCCGACCAACGATCTGGTAACCGCCCCAGAGATCTTATTCTTTTGGGTGGCCCGAATGATCATTGCCGGTTACGAATACCGCGATGCTAAGCCATTTAGCAATGTTTATCTTACTGGTATTGTTCGTGACAAGCAACGCAGAAAGATGAGTAAGCAATTGGGTAATTCACCAGACCCGATTCTTCTTATGGATAAATACGGAGCCGATGGCGTTCGTGTGGGAATGCTTTTAAGTTCTCCCGCGGGGAACGACTTGATGTTCGATGTGGAGCTCTGCGAGCAAGGAAGTAAATTTGTAAACAAGATCTGGAATGCTTACCGACTTATCCAAGGTTGGGAAGTATCCGAAGCTAAAAAGCAGACAGAGGCAGAAGCCTTGGCCTTAAAATGGTACCGCAACCGCTTTCAGCAAGTGTTGCGCAAAGTAGAGAGTGAGTTTAAACAATACCGCATCTCTACAGCACTAATGGAAACCTACCGTTTGGTATGGGACGATTTCTGTTCTACTATGTTGGAGGCTATCAAACCACCATACGGAGAAGCTGCTTCGGCCCAGACCTATCGCGAAGCCATTGCGATCTTTGAGGACAACCTGCGCATTTTGCACCCATTCACTCCGTTTTTGACCGAGGAACTTTGGCAAGATATTGCCGAGCGTTCTCCAAACGAAGCACTAATAGTTTCTAGCTGGCCAAAACATGAAGAATTCGATGCGGACTTCATAGCCAACTTTGATTTTGCCATGGAGGTGGTTTCTGGTATCCGAACCATTAGAAAGAACAATCAGATCGCCTTTAAAGAAACTGTAGATCTGGTCATTGCAGATAATGAGCAGCAAGGGCGTGTTATGGAACCCATTATTCAAAAGCTGGGCAACGTTGCCAATATTTCTCACGGCGAAGCTGTAGACGGCGCTTTGACCTTTAGAGTTAAGGCCAATGAGTACTTTGTTCCTATTAGTGGAGCTGTAGATGTAGAGGCACAGATAGCAAAGATATCAGAAGAACTCAGCTATACCGAAGGCTTTTTAAAGAGTGTTCAGAAAAAACTGAGCAACGAGCGCTTTGTGAACAATGCTCCGGAGCAAGTTGTAGCTGTAGAGCGCAAAAAAGAAGCGGATGCTTTGGCCAAGATAGAGACGCTTAAGGCGAGTTTGGCTGCCCTGCAATAG
- a CDS encoding DUF1573 domain-containing protein, producing MKKIILLAVVTLMSYAVQAQDKVAKIEFTQETIDYGEINKGADGVRVFEFTNTGNIPLIISDVKSSCGCTVPEKPDAPIAPGATGTIKVKYDTRRVGPIRKTITVYSNADEPVKAIKIKGTILDPDSKKSVLEKTR from the coding sequence ATGAAAAAGATTATTCTTTTAGCTGTAGTAACTTTAATGAGCTATGCTGTGCAAGCCCAAGATAAGGTTGCTAAAATTGAATTCACACAAGAAACCATTGATTACGGTGAAATCAACAAAGGCGCTGATGGCGTTCGCGTATTCGAATTCACCAATACTGGGAACATCCCACTGATCATCTCCGATGTTAAATCTAGCTGCGGATGTACTGTTCCTGAAAAACCAGACGCACCTATCGCTCCTGGAGCAACCGGAACTATCAAAGTAAAGTACGACACGCGCCGTGTAGGTCCTATTCGCAAGACCATTACGGTATATTCTAACGCTGACGAGCCTGTTAAAGCCATCAAGATCAAAGGAACCATCCTTGATCCAGACAGCAAGAAAAGCGTACTGGAAAAGACACGTTAA
- a CDS encoding aspartyl protease family protein, whose protein sequence is MKKLLLICSFLAFGTHLGQGNFELPKGVVSNKIDFQFLSNLVIVPVELNGVTLDFLLDTGVNATILFSIENKDSIQLNNTQPVKLRGLGTGSSIEAIKSTNNTFRIGDAVNRNQSIYIVFDEDLNFSPRLGEAVHGIIGYDFFKNFVVETNYVREQLTFYEPEFYQAPQCKKCFRAPLRFYNNKPYVELEATVGKVTDTVTVLLDSGSGDALWLLKDKEPWLKVPKKHFRDFLGLGLNGNIFGDRSRISGVRLGDYFLRDVNTAFPDKNAFGNINLFKARDGSMGGELLKRFTTIINYPGRELILKKNRYFNQPFYYNMSGLTLQHNGYEYVKEKLAGTNKSKYGNDPNNVKNEVIMYETQQLYAIKLAPKIEVAEVRKGSPAYEAGMRSGDILTHLNGEPIHRFGLQELNALFHSKEGKLLRFQVNRNGYNLRIAFKLKRVL, encoded by the coding sequence TTGAAAAAACTGTTGCTTATCTGCTCATTTCTAGCCTTTGGGACACACTTGGGCCAAGGAAATTTTGAGCTACCCAAAGGGGTTGTCAGTAACAAGATCGATTTTCAGTTTCTGAGCAATTTGGTAATAGTACCTGTAGAGCTGAACGGAGTTACTTTGGACTTTTTACTGGATACTGGTGTTAATGCTACCATTCTTTTCAGCATAGAGAATAAAGATTCCATTCAACTCAATAATACCCAACCTGTAAAATTGCGAGGCTTGGGCACCGGCAGCTCCATAGAGGCCATAAAATCTACCAACAATACCTTTAGAATTGGCGATGCTGTAAACAGGAACCAAAGTATCTATATCGTTTTTGACGAAGACCTGAATTTCTCACCGCGCCTCGGGGAGGCTGTTCACGGGATCATCGGCTATGATTTTTTTAAAAACTTTGTGGTGGAGACCAATTATGTTAGGGAGCAACTCACTTTTTACGAACCCGAGTTCTATCAGGCTCCGCAGTGTAAAAAATGCTTTAGGGCGCCGCTGCGTTTCTACAACAATAAGCCTTATGTGGAATTGGAGGCCACTGTGGGAAAAGTTACCGACACCGTTACCGTGCTATTAGATTCAGGTTCTGGTGATGCGCTTTGGCTGCTCAAAGACAAAGAACCTTGGCTCAAGGTGCCAAAAAAGCATTTTCGAGACTTTCTCGGCCTAGGGCTAAACGGCAATATCTTTGGAGATCGCTCGCGGATTTCAGGGGTAAGATTGGGCGATTATTTCCTTCGGGATGTGAACACGGCATTTCCCGACAAAAATGCATTTGGGAATATTAACCTGTTTAAAGCCAGAGACGGTTCTATGGGAGGTGAACTGCTCAAACGGTTTACAACCATTATCAACTATCCGGGCCGGGAGCTGATCCTTAAGAAGAACCGTTATTTCAATCAGCCTTTCTATTACAACATGAGTGGGTTGACCTTACAGCACAACGGATACGAATATGTAAAGGAGAAACTTGCCGGTACCAATAAGTCCAAGTACGGTAATGACCCGAACAATGTGAAGAACGAGGTCATCATGTACGAGACACAACAACTCTACGCGATTAAACTCGCACCTAAAATTGAGGTAGCTGAGGTGCGCAAAGGTTCGCCTGCCTATGAGGCGGGAATGCGCTCCGGAGACATACTGACCCATTTGAACGGAGAACCTATTCACCGATTTGGTTTACAAGAGCTCAACGCCCTGTTTCACTCTAAAGAAGGCAAACTGCTGCGATTTCAAGTGAATCGCAACGGCTATAATCTTCGTATTGCCTTTAAACTAAAACGCGTGCTATAA
- a CDS encoding pyridoxal phosphate-dependent aminotransferase: MPAISQKGLAMPESPIRKLVPFAEAAIKQGKTIHHLNIGQPDIKTPQVALDAIKNNQVEVLAYSRSEGSDQYREKIAAYYAKHNIHVGANDIIVTTGGSEALLFAMGCIADAGDQIIIPEPFYANYNGFATASGVEIVPVISKIEDNFALPPIEDFEQLITEKTKAILICNPGNPTGYLYSKAEIQKLAALVKKHDLFLVADEVYREFTYGDEPHYSILQEAGLEEHAIIVDSVSKRYSMCGARIGCLVSKNKGVMKTAMKFAQARLSPPTFAQIASEAALDTPNSYFEEVKTEYRSRRDTLIEGLQEIPGVVVGKPKGAFYCIAQLPVKDSDKFAQWLLESFDLNGETVMVAPAAGFYSSEGVGKNQVRIAYVLNEDKLKRAVAILKAALSVYKD; this comes from the coding sequence ATGCCTGCAATTTCTCAGAAGGGGCTTGCTATGCCGGAATCGCCCATTAGAAAGTTGGTTCCGTTCGCAGAAGCCGCAATAAAGCAAGGTAAAACCATCCATCACCTCAACATTGGGCAACCCGATATCAAAACTCCTCAGGTAGCACTAGACGCCATAAAGAATAATCAGGTAGAGGTATTGGCCTATTCTAGAAGTGAGGGTTCTGATCAGTACAGAGAAAAAATAGCGGCTTATTACGCCAAACACAATATTCATGTAGGCGCAAATGATATCATAGTGACCACAGGTGGAAGCGAGGCCTTACTTTTTGCTATGGGCTGTATTGCAGATGCTGGAGATCAGATCATCATTCCAGAGCCTTTTTACGCCAATTACAATGGTTTTGCAACAGCCTCTGGGGTTGAGATCGTTCCGGTGATCTCTAAAATAGAAGACAATTTTGCCCTTCCCCCGATAGAAGACTTTGAACAACTCATTACCGAAAAGACCAAGGCGATCCTGATCTGTAACCCAGGAAACCCAACAGGTTATCTATACTCCAAGGCCGAGATCCAAAAGTTGGCTGCCTTGGTTAAAAAACACGACCTCTTCTTAGTTGCAGACGAAGTTTACAGAGAATTCACTTATGGAGATGAGCCACATTACTCCATTTTACAAGAGGCCGGTCTAGAAGAGCACGCCATTATTGTAGATTCTGTTTCCAAACGCTACAGTATGTGCGGGGCTCGTATTGGATGTTTGGTCTCTAAAAACAAAGGAGTAATGAAAACGGCCATGAAATTCGCCCAGGCCCGCTTGAGCCCTCCAACCTTTGCACAGATAGCAAGCGAAGCTGCCCTAGATACGCCAAATTCGTATTTTGAAGAGGTAAAAACAGAATACCGTTCCAGACGAGACACCTTAATTGAAGGATTGCAAGAGATCCCTGGAGTAGTTGTTGGAAAACCCAAGGGCGCTTTTTATTGTATTGCACAACTGCCGGTAAAAGATTCAGATAAATTTGCCCAATGGCTGCTGGAATCTTTTGACCTAAACGGCGAGACAGTAATGGTTGCTCCTGCGGCAGGATTTTATTCGTCTGAAGGAGTTGGAAAGAATCAGGTGCGTATCGCCTATGTTTTGAACGAAGATAAACTCAAACGTGCTGTGGCCATATTAAAAGCGGCTTTATCCGTTTATAAGGATTAA
- the murB gene encoding UDP-N-acetylmuramate dehydrogenase: protein MPTSLKTYNTFGIDAQAAAFIEISSEGQLKDLLAQNDPKDYFILGGGSNMLLCNDLDKTVLYINNKGIREIARNDREVILGFQAGENWHQTVMYCVENDLGGIENLALIPGKIGAAPIQNIGAYGVELKDVFVSCSAVEISSGKTKEFSLKDCEFGYRDSVFKNALKGKYIITEVCLKLSLKDHKLSTSYGAIAAELERLEEQPSLKSIAQAVINIRSSKLPDPAKIGNSGSFFKNPVISRTAFDSFHAAYPDAPFYEVDATAVKIPAGWLIEQAGFKGKRFGDAGVHDKQALVLVNHGTATGQEIWNLAQRIQKEVLAKFNIALQAEVNLIGCL, encoded by the coding sequence TTGCCTACCTCATTAAAGACATACAACACCTTTGGCATTGATGCGCAAGCTGCAGCTTTTATAGAGATAAGCAGTGAAGGTCAACTCAAAGACCTCTTAGCGCAAAATGATCCTAAAGATTATTTTATCCTTGGCGGCGGAAGCAATATGTTGCTCTGCAACGATCTTGACAAAACAGTGCTCTACATTAACAATAAAGGGATCCGAGAAATAGCTCGTAATGACAGGGAGGTGATCTTGGGGTTTCAGGCCGGTGAAAATTGGCACCAAACCGTAATGTATTGTGTAGAGAATGACTTGGGCGGAATAGAAAATTTAGCGCTGATCCCCGGTAAGATAGGCGCTGCTCCTATTCAAAATATTGGAGCCTATGGCGTTGAGCTCAAAGATGTGTTTGTGAGCTGTAGCGCGGTGGAGATCTCCAGCGGAAAAACAAAAGAATTCTCGCTAAAGGACTGCGAGTTCGGCTACCGCGATTCTGTGTTTAAAAACGCCTTAAAAGGAAAATATATCATTACTGAGGTCTGTTTAAAACTCAGTCTTAAAGATCACAAGCTCTCCACTTCGTATGGAGCCATAGCTGCAGAACTGGAACGTTTAGAAGAGCAGCCAAGTCTAAAGAGTATCGCTCAGGCGGTCATCAATATCAGAAGTAGCAAATTGCCCGACCCTGCGAAAATTGGCAATAGCGGGAGTTTCTTTAAAAACCCCGTGATCTCTCGAACAGCTTTCGACAGTTTTCACGCTGCATATCCCGATGCTCCTTTTTACGAAGTAGACGCAACAGCAGTTAAAATTCCGGCCGGATGGCTTATAGAACAAGCTGGGTTTAAAGGAAAGCGTTTCGGCGATGCCGGCGTACACGACAAGCAAGCCTTGGTCTTGGTCAATCACGGTACGGCTACAGGACAAGAGATCTGGAATTTAGCCCAACGCATTCAAAAAGAAGTATTGGCTAAGTTCAATATCGCCTTACAGGCGGAGGTCAATTTGATAGGCTGTCTATAG